A genomic region of Bradyrhizobium sp. ORS 278 contains the following coding sequences:
- the fliJ gene encoding flagellar export protein FliJ has product MKSRETLIRLKKFQVDEKRRRVTQIEGMIADFQRMSAELEREIQTEQERAGINDPTHFAYPTYAKAAIQRRENLTRSADELRAQLEDAKAALSEAFEEMKKVELLDERDQAREKAEESAREQADMDSIGLMRARLGVIA; this is encoded by the coding sequence ATGAAGTCGCGCGAAACGCTGATCCGTCTGAAGAAATTTCAGGTGGATGAGAAACGCCGCCGGGTGACGCAGATCGAGGGCATGATCGCTGACTTCCAGCGCATGTCGGCCGAGCTCGAGCGGGAAATCCAGACCGAACAGGAGCGGGCCGGCATCAACGACCCGACCCATTTCGCTTATCCGACCTATGCCAAGGCGGCGATCCAGCGCCGCGAGAACCTGACGCGCTCGGCCGACGAGCTGCGCGCCCAGCTCGAGGACGCCAAGGCCGCGCTGTCCGAGGCGTTCGAGGAGATGAAGAAGGTCGAGCTGCTCGACGAGCGCGACCAGGCCCGTGAAAAGGCCGAAGAGAGCGCCCGCGAGCAGGCCGACATGGACAGTATCGGCCTGATGCGCGCCCGGCTCGGCGTCATCGCCTGA
- a CDS encoding sigma-70 family RNA polymerase sigma factor → MLTPAELVWLLAAVAKRDEAAFERLYAATRAKLYGVVLRILHRQDLAEEVVQETYVKVWNNAAQFDPAVSSPITWMAAIARNRAIDLVRKRGELSLEDEPSALEVAAETPDPLARREMSEELKRLLECVGRLEPDRQKLVLLAYYNGWSREQLATKFEAPVNTVKTWLRRSMMDIRQCLGIG, encoded by the coding sequence ATGCTGACGCCGGCAGAGCTGGTCTGGCTGCTTGCCGCAGTTGCCAAGAGGGATGAGGCCGCGTTCGAGCGCCTCTACGCGGCGACGCGCGCGAAACTCTATGGCGTCGTGCTCCGTATCTTGCACCGTCAGGACCTCGCCGAGGAGGTCGTGCAGGAGACCTATGTGAAGGTCTGGAACAACGCGGCCCAGTTCGATCCGGCGGTGTCTTCCCCCATTACCTGGATGGCCGCGATTGCCCGCAACCGCGCCATCGACCTGGTGCGCAAGCGCGGCGAGCTGTCTTTGGAGGATGAGCCCTCCGCGCTGGAAGTCGCGGCCGAGACGCCGGATCCGCTGGCGCGGCGCGAGATGTCGGAGGAGCTCAAGCGTCTCCTGGAATGCGTCGGGCGGCTCGAGCCCGACCGCCAGAAGCTCGTGCTGCTTGCCTACTATAACGGCTGGAGCCGCGAGCAATTGGCGACCAAGTTCGAGGCGCCGGTGAATACGGTGAAGACCTGGCTGCGGCGGAGCATGATGGATATCCGCCAATGCCTGGGGATCGGATGA
- the fliI gene encoding flagellar protein export ATPase FliI: MKALAEQISDIDAVNTYGRVVGVKGLMVEIAGPIHAMSVGARIVIETGSTVIPAEVIGFSGKNAVVMPFAGLEGVRRGCRAVIANSANQVRPSPAWLGRVVNAMGEPIDGKGPLPSGAAPVPYRNNPPPAHSRKRVGAPLDLGVRALNTFLTCCRGQRLGIFAGSGVGKSVLLSMLARNVDAAVSVIGLIGERGREVQEFLQDDLGEEGLARSVVVVATSDEPALMRRQAAYLTLAISEYFRDEGKDVLCLMDSVTRFAMAQREIGLSAGEPPTAKGYTPTVFTELPKLLERAGPGSGEGTITGIFTVLVDGDDHNEPVADAVRGILDGHVVMQRSIAERGRYPAINILKSVSRTMPKSADPVFLPTIMRARQVMATYADMEELIRLGAYRAGSSPEVDEAIRLHEPLETFLRQRKDEVCTLSQGYRELEQILGRLETES, encoded by the coding sequence ATGAAAGCTCTTGCTGAGCAAATCAGCGACATCGACGCGGTCAACACCTATGGCCGCGTCGTCGGCGTGAAGGGACTGATGGTCGAGATCGCCGGGCCGATCCACGCGATGTCGGTCGGCGCGCGCATCGTCATCGAGACCGGCAGCACGGTCATTCCTGCCGAGGTGATCGGCTTCTCCGGCAAGAACGCGGTGGTGATGCCGTTCGCGGGGCTGGAAGGCGTGAGGCGCGGCTGCCGCGCGGTCATCGCTAATTCGGCCAACCAGGTGCGGCCGTCGCCGGCCTGGCTCGGCCGTGTCGTCAACGCCATGGGCGAGCCGATCGACGGCAAGGGGCCGCTGCCATCGGGCGCGGCGCCGGTTCCCTACCGCAACAATCCGCCGCCGGCGCATTCGCGCAAGCGCGTCGGCGCGCCGCTCGATCTCGGCGTGCGGGCCTTGAACACGTTTCTCACCTGCTGCCGCGGCCAGCGGCTCGGCATCTTCGCCGGCTCCGGCGTCGGCAAATCGGTGCTGCTGTCGATGCTGGCGCGCAACGTCGATGCCGCGGTGTCGGTGATCGGGCTGATCGGCGAGCGCGGCCGCGAGGTGCAGGAGTTCCTGCAGGACGATCTCGGCGAAGAGGGCCTCGCGCGCTCCGTCGTCGTCGTCGCGACCTCCGACGAGCCGGCGCTGATGCGGCGGCAGGCGGCGTATCTGACGCTCGCAATCTCCGAGTATTTTCGCGACGAGGGTAAGGATGTTCTCTGCCTGATGGACTCGGTGACGCGCTTTGCGATGGCCCAGCGTGAGATCGGGCTGTCGGCTGGCGAGCCGCCGACCGCCAAGGGCTACACGCCGACAGTCTTCACCGAGCTGCCGAAACTGCTGGAGCGGGCCGGGCCGGGCAGCGGCGAAGGCACCATCACCGGGATCTTCACGGTGCTGGTCGACGGCGACGATCATAATGAGCCGGTCGCGGACGCGGTGCGCGGCATTCTCGACGGCCACGTCGTGATGCAGCGTTCGATCGCTGAACGCGGCCGCTATCCGGCGATCAACATCCTCAAATCGGTTTCGCGGACGATGCCGAAATCGGCCGACCCCGTATTCCTGCCGACGATCATGCGGGCGCGCCAGGTGATGGCGACCTATGCCGACATGGAGGAGCTGATCCGGCTCGGGGCCTATCGCGCGGGCTCGAGCCCGGAGGTCGACGAGGCGATCCGGCTGCACGAGCCGCTGGAGACCTTCCTGCGGCAGCGCAAGGACGAGGTCTGTACCCTTTCTCAAGGGTATCGGGAGCTGGAGCAGATCCTGGGGCGCTTGGAAACGGAAAGCTAA